A window of the Enoplosus armatus isolate fEnoArm2 chromosome 5, fEnoArm2.hap1, whole genome shotgun sequence genome harbors these coding sequences:
- the shkbp1 gene encoding SH3KBP1-binding protein 1 — MMSNTARSGDIIHLNVGGKRFSTSRQTLTWVPDSFFSSLLSGRISTLKDETGAIFIDRDPSLFAPILNFLRTKELHPRSINVHMLMHEAEFYGITPLVRKLQLCDELDRSSCGNVLFNGYLPPPVYPAKRRNRHSVAGSQFMAGRVVPAERAPVRRSNTMPPNLGNSGILGRASTEERTPGGQVSDTGMVRIICGHHNWIAVAYAQFVVCYRVKESTGWQQVFTSPRLDWVIDRVALNAKVMAGSLGDNDKMVAVASGTEIILWAICPDGNGNEIGVFSLNVPVEALFFVGNQLIATSHTGKVGVWNAVTKHWQNQDVVPISSYDTAGSFLILGCNNGSIYYIDVQKFPLRMKDNDLLVTELYRDPTEDAITALSVYLTPKTSDSGNWIEIAYGTSSGTVRVIVQHPETVGSGPQLFQTFSVHRSPVTKIMLSEKHLISVCADNNHVRTWTVTRFRGMISTQPGSTPLTSFKILSLDDIDGHGGCSAGTEIGPYGERDDQQVFIQRVVPDTDKLYVRLSSNGKRVCEVRSVDGTSITSFMVHECEGSSRIGSRPRRYLFSGHSNGSIQMWDLTTAMDIAGKVDIRALGGPTEEELLELLDQCDLALTRTPDSTPRASTCSLHSQFSDVFRTERLHCAAGGRGPGASGSSASLCGSLPRQAPPPMPLTKPVRDSGLSAGPQTLTIPAYGHNSTSSPRPPRHLDRDREWGSVRRGSFVERCQELAKGSEAAGGSGFGVPAGSDGARRSVAVCSELEARFGLRTPTTFSVSPGARHSSGTPSSLSPSALSSSSTHRWVTPTSPTSPTPPPPPPPAVSPTRSQAPVSPHRGAATPPADVPASPESPASPDSPATAPPTSPKPHMNETSF, encoded by the exons ATGATGTCTAACACGGCGAGGAGCGGAGACATCATCCACCTGAATGTCGGAGGGAAGAG GTTTAGCACCTCCCGACAGACGCTGACGTGGGTTCCTGACTCCTTTTTCTCCAG tcTTCTGAGTGGTCGGATCTCGACTCTGAAAGATGAAACTGGAGCT ATCTTCATCGACAGGGACCCGTCTCTGTTCGCTCCCATCCTCAACTTCCTGCGGACCAAAGAGCTGCACCCCCGCTCCATCAACGTGCACATGCTCATGCACGAGGCCGAGTTCTACGGCATCACACCGCTGG TGCGtaagctgcagctgtgtgacGAGCTGGACCGATCTTCCTGTGGAAACGTGCTGTTCAATGGCTACCTGCCTCCACCAg TGTACCCGGCGAAGCGTCGGAACCGTCACAGCGTGGCGGGATCGCAGTTCATGGCGGGCCGAGTCGTGCCTGCAGAGAGAGCACCGGTCAGACGCAGCAACACCATGCCCCCCAACCTGGGGAATTCTGGGATACTGGGCAGAGCCAGCACTGAGGAGAGGACGCCTGGag gtcagGTATCAGATACCGGCATGGTTCGGATCATCTGTGGTCATCACAACTGGATCGCTGTGGCCTACGCACAGTTTGTCGTCTGCTACAG ggtGAAGGAGTCCACCGGGTGGCAGCAGGTCTTCACCTCTCCTCGTCTGGATTGGGTGATCGACAGAGTCGCGCTCAACGCTAAGGTGATGGCCGGCTCGCTGGGAGACAACGACAAGATGGTGGCTGTTGCCTCGGGGACGGAGATCATCCTGTGGGCCATCTGCCCGGACGGCAACGGAAACGAAATCG gcGTCTTCAGCCTGAACGTGCCGGTGGAGGCCCTCTTCTTTGTTGGTAACCAGCTGATCGCTACCAGCCACACCGGGAAGGTCGGGGTTTGGAACGCCGTCACCAAACACTGGCAG AATCAGGACGTGGTTCCCATCAGCAGCTATGACACTGCTGGCTCCTTCCTCATCCTGGGCTGCAACAACGGATCCATCTACTATATAG ATGTGCAGAAGTTTCCTCTGAGGATGAAGGACAACGACCTGCTGGTGACGGAGCTGTACAGAGACCCGACTGAAGACGCCATCACGGCTCTCAGCGTCTACCTCACTCCCAAAACTA GTGACAGTGGGAACTGGATCGAGATCGCGTATGGGACCAGCTCTGGGACGGTTCGAGTCATCGTTCAGCATCCAGAGACGGTCGGCTCGGGGCCGCAGCTCTTCCAGACCTTCTCTGTCCACCGCAGCCCCGTCACCAAGATCATGCTGTCTGAGAAGCACCTCATCTCAG TTTGTGCCGACAACAACCACGTGCGGACGTGGACGGTGACTCGGTTCAGAGGGATGATCTCCACCCAGCCGGGATCTACACCACTCACCTCCTTCAAGATCCTCAGCCTGGACGACATCGACGGACATGGAGGCTGCAGCGCCGGGACAGAGatag GTCCgtatggagagagagacgaccAGCAGGTGTTTATCCAGAGAGTCGTACCGGACACCGACAAACTCTACGTGAGGCTGTCGTCCAACggaaagag GGTGTGTGAGGTGCGTTCGGTGGACGGCACCTCCATCACATCGTTCATGGTTCACGAGTGTGAGGGCTCGAGTCGCATCGGCTCTCGGCCCCGTCGGTACCTGTTCAGTGGCCATAGCAACGGCAGCATCCAGATGTGGGACCTGACCACCGCCATGGACATCGCCGGCAAGGTCGACATCAGAG CACTGGGCGGGCCAAccgaggaggagctgctggagctgttgGACCAGTGTGACCTGGCTCTGACCAGAACACCTGACAGCACACCTAGAGCCTCTACCTGCAG TCTTCATTCTCAGTTCAGTGACGTCTTCAGGACGGAGCGTCTCCACTGTGCAGCAGGAGGACGAGGACCCGGAGCTTCGGGTTCGTCCGCTTCACTGTGCGGCAGCCTCCCCCGGCAGGCCCCGCCCCCCATGCCCCTCACCAAACCTGTCAGAGACTCCGGCCTCTCAGCCGGACCACAGACCCTCACCATCCCTGCCTACGGCCACAACTCCACCTCCAGCCCCAGGCCCCCCAGACACCTGGACCGAGACAGAGAGTGGGGGTCTGTCCGCAGGGGGAGCTTCGTGGAGCGCTGCCAGGAGCTCGCTAAGGGTTCAGAGGCAGCGGGAGGCTCGGGGTTCGGGGTCCCAGCGGGGTCAGACGGTGCCAGGCGGAGCGTAGCGGTGTGCAGCGAGTTAGAGGCCAGATTTGGCCTCAGGACCCCCACCACCTTCTCTGTGTCGCCCGGTGCACGCCACTCCTCAGGAACaccttcatcactgtcaccaTCGGCGTTATCCTCGTCCTCGACACACCGCTGGGTCACGCCCACTTCCCCAACGAgccccacccctccaccacctccacctccagctgTGAGCCCAACCCGGTCTCAGGCACCCGTCTCACCTCACCGCGGCGCCGCAACGCCTCCTGCAGATGTCCCAGCTTCCCCCGAGAGCCCGGCAAGTCCGGACAGCCCCGCCACCGCCCCCCCCACCAGCCCCAAACCACATATGAATGAGACCAGCTTCTGA
- the LOC139284893 gene encoding P2Y purinoceptor 14-like, which translates to MSDLGGAGVTPSFNQSSVSNQKNVSDSSHCDQVDTSAHVFFMLVYSLVFLVGLLLNGFTLKVYFCRAQQASSSVTVYLKNLAAADFLISLCLPIRIANYASSSVPVRRVYCNFGASAFYLNMYASILFMGYVAANRYLKIVHPLGTHILQTVRAAHIISTVTWVFLFAMTSTYVILSLLTEEALPSVPHTVSCDVLHSKQLSLFYKIIHTCSAAIFLLVLVSLVFFYYSTSRRLSVAQQRQPASSGSKKLAKSRRNMLVLVSVFCVCFVPYHLVRLPYAFLRRRCSWSQTFFYLKELTIMVSVLNVCLDPLIYFIFCKAFRAQLSPRRVFSFTQDETPGASTERRSSSGRMSTIRINRKTSTKQTGML; encoded by the exons ATGAGCGACCTTGGAGGAGCGGGAGTGACCCCGTCCTTCAACCAGTCCTCAGTGTCCAACCAGAAGAACGTCAGTGATTCGAGTCACTGCGATCAGGTTGACACCTCGGCCCACGTGTTCTTCATGCTGGTCTACAGTCTGGTGTTTCTG gtggGTTTGCTCCTCAACGGCTTCACCCTGAAGGTTTACTTCTGCCGAGCTCAGCAGGCGTCCAGCAGTGTGACCGTCTACCTGAAGAACCTGGCAGCCGCCGACTTCCTGATCAGCCTCTGTCTCCCCATCCGAATCGCCAACTACGCCAGCAGCTCTGTCCCCGTCCGGCGGGTCTACTGCAATTTTGGTGCCTCCGCCTTCTATCTGAACATGTACGCCAGCATCCTGTTCATGGGTTATGTCGCAGCTAACAG GTATCTGAAGATTGTCCATCCTTTAGGAACTCACATCCTGCAGACGGTGCGAGCTGCTCACATTATCTCCACGGTAACCTGGGTTTTCCTCTTCGCCATGACGAGCACCTACGTCATCCTATCGCTTCTCACGGAGGAAGCTTTACCGTCTGTCCCCCACACAGTGAGCTGTGACGTCCTGCACAGTAAACAGCTCAGCCTGTTCTACAAAATCATCCACACCTGCTCTGCTGCCATCTTCCTGCTTGTTCTCGTCTCCCTGGTCTTCTTCTACTACAGCACCTCCCGCAGGCTGTCGGTGGCACAGCAGAGGCAGCCGGCCTCGTCTGGCTCCAAGAAGCTGGCCAAGTCACGCAGGAACATGTTGGTGCTGGTCAGCGTCTTCTGCGTTTGCTTCGTGCCATACCACCTGGTTCGCCTTCCCTACGCCTTCCTGAGGAGGCGATGCTCGTGGAGCCAGACGTTCTTCTACCTGAAGGAGCTGACCATCATGGTGTCGGTTCTCAACGTCTGCCTGGACCCGCTCATCTACTTCATCTTCTGCAAGGCTTTCCGTGCCCAGCTGAGCCCGAGGAGGGTGTTCAGCTTCACACAGGACGAAACGCCAGGAGCAAGcactgagaggaggagcagcagtgggCGGATGAGCACCATCAGAATCAACAGGAAGACGTCGACAAAGCAGACCGGCATGCTGTAG
- the LOC139285528 gene encoding zinc finger protein 708-like: MADKSTRVNDSFESQTRTVVEVSVRAAGGGGTAAATFPQILQDIVRDLTVKITQLHRDTSSRLLRENRALRAEVGQLQAELKSNITAGFQLEKQLRYEVGRLRREVAHLDRDLKRMRERSERTRELLERGRRERTLTGPVHELLQSGSVLGSPAVSPYTNQTVPDPAALSVAILSSAVASGQPLLNLTAQDAAASLPAMRQTSQNPLQSALAASQPASNLTANSQQALDLQTPPEAAGPAASTTKENKPVDPSAVTCQPQETVTKLSEDEPEDAGGKSAGLRKDDSQEKHQRRKEKHQQKRVFCEKCNKGFHYRHQLKQHMSCHDETFSCHQCDRRFHQEKTLQTHLHVHRVKIGEKKSQKMWPCSQCDKQFRLQKKLDAHVLRHEALKSFKCSVCEKTYSKMHLLKRHEAVHTGVRPFICDTCGKGFTAKSILQEHHSIHTGEKPFTCATCGKSFRTSAHLFSHKRVHSEERPFKCSDCGKTFKLKRALVQHQIVHTGEKPFICQTCGIGFGLKNNLRRHLRVHTGEKPFRCQECGEEFSGNWAFKTHMLVHGAKKPFMCDLCGKTFFYNSKLLEHQQVVHQDQETAPSRQREGPARPKSFSHAEENKFICATCGKSFHRKCTFVYHMRRHSEGSFNSCSVCGKRFLQLSRLKEHMTLHTGEKKYTCEQCGKAFRTRNNFYRHAKLHRGERPYGCQVCSSRFSQSNQLKSHMQIHTGVKLYSCDRCSQGFSDSRQLKKHSCGDGFHKPTLNTGNSRAPT, encoded by the exons ATGGCGGATAAGTCGACTCGTGTTAACGACAGCTTCGAGAGCCAGACACGGACCGTGGTGGAGGTCTCTGTCCGGGCCGCCGGCGGAGGCGGGACAGCAGCGGCAACTTTCCCCCAAATCCTCCAGGACATAGTGAGAGACTTAACCGTCAAAATAACCCAGCTTCACCGGGACACGTCCTCCAGACTGCTACGGGAGAACCGGGCTCTGAGGGCGGAGGTGGGGCAGCTGCAGGCCGAGCTGAAGAGCAACATCACGGCCGGTTTCCAGCTGGAGAAACAGCTGCGGTACGAGGTGGGCcggctgaggagggaggtggctCACCTGGACCGGGATctgaagaggatgagagagagaagcgaGAGAACcagggagctgctggagagagggaggagggagaggacttTGACCGGGCCGGTCCACGAGCTGCTGCAGAGCGGATCGGTGCtcg GGAGCCCCGCGGTGTCTCCCTACACCAATCAGACGGTTCCGGACCCTGCGGCTCTGTCTGTGGCCATCCTGAGCTCTGCAGTGGCCTCAGGTCAGCCTCTGCTCAACCTCACCGCTCAGGACGCTGCCGCTTCTTTACCGGCCATGAGACAAACTTCCCAGAACCCCCTGCAGTCTGCGCTGGCCGCCAGTCAACCTGCCTCCAACCTGACAGCAAACAGTCAGCAGGCCCTCGACCTCCAAACCCCCCCGGAGGCTGCAGGACCGGCGGCTTCCACAACGAAGGAAAACAAACCTGTGGATCCATCAGCAGTCACCTGCCAGCCTCAG GAAACGGTGACAAAGCTCAGTGAAGACGAACCTGAAGACGCTGGAGGGAAGTCAGCAG GCCTCAGGAAGGATGACAGCCAGGAGAAACaccagaggaggaaggagaagcaTCAACAGAAGCGAGTCTTTTGTGagaaatgcaacaaaggttTCCACTACCGCCATCAGCTGAAGCAGCACATGAGCTGTCACGACGAGACTTTCTCCTGCCACCAGTGTGACAGACGCTTCCACCAGGAAAAGACTCTCCAAACTCACCTCCACGTCCACAGAGTGAAgataggagagaagaaaagtcagaaaatgtggCCTTGTAGCCAGTGTGACAAACAGTTCAGGCTCCAGAAGAAACTCGACGCACACGTGTTACGCCATGAAGCACTGAAGTCCTTCAAGTGTTCAGTTTGCGAGAAGACGTACAGTAAGATGCACCTGCTGAAACGACACGAGGCCGTCCACACCGGAGTCCGGCCCTTCATCTGCGACACCTGCGGGAAAGGGTTTACCGCCAAGAGCATCCTGCAGGAGCACCACTCCATTCACACCGGAGAGAAACCTTTCACCTGTGCCACCTGTGGGAAGAGTTTCCGGACATCTGCTCATCTGTTCTCTCACAAGAGGGTGCATTCAGAGGAGCGGCCGTTCAAATGCTCCGACTGCGGCAAGACCTTCAAGCTGAAGCGAGCACTGGTGCAGCACCAGATCGTCCACACGGGGGAAAAACCCTTCATCTGCCAGACGTGCGGGATAGGATTTGGTCTCAAGAACAACCTCCGGAGACACCTCCGTGTCCACACAGGTGAGAAGCCCTTCAGGTGCCAGGAGTGCGGGGAGGAGTTCTCAGGAAACTGGGCATTCAAGACCCACATGCTTGTTCACGGTGCTAAGAAACCGTTTATGTGTGACCTGTGCGGGAAGACATTCTTCTACAACTCTAAACTGCTGGAGCACCAACAGGTGGTGCACCAGGACCAGGAGACGGCACCGAGTCGGCAGCGAGAAGGACCAGCGAGGCCGAAATCCTTCAGCCAcgcagaggaaaacaaattcaTCTGCGCTACCTGTGGGAAGTCTTTCCACCGTAAATGTACGTTTGTCTACCACATGCGGCGGCACAGTGAGGGAAGCTTCAACAGCTGCAGCGTGTGCGGGAAGAGATTCCTGCAGCTGAGCCGGCTGAAGGAGCACATGACGCTGCACACCGGAGAGAAAAAGTACACGTGCGAACAGTGCGGCAAAGCTTTCAGGACACGCAACAACTTTTACCGACACGCTAAACTCCATAGAGGAGAGCGGCCGTACGGATGTCaggtctgcagcagcaggttcagCCAGTCCAACCAGCTGAAGTCACACATGCAGATCCACACTGGGGTGAAGCTGTACTCCTGCGACCGCTGCAGTCAGGGCTTCTCCGACTCCAGGCAGCTCAAGAAACACAGCTGTGGTGACGGCTTTCACAAACCAACGCTCAACACGGGAAACAGCAGAGCGCCGACATGA
- the gpr171 gene encoding G-protein coupled receptor 171, with protein MRNSSAGGFEEEKQCIINDQMGPFTVLYILIFIISLPGNLLSVWAFIHSPRAKQQSTSVYLVNLLVADLLLLLALPFKILKDLGAAPWSLMVFHCQASAVTIYISLYASIAFLAFIITDRYLQDRSLRLQEVGFARLLSLVVWLLLLLIMVPNMVLPIQEVQEQRYLSCSSLKKDISLHWHTLTVFLCTALFLNTSAAVLLSSGLTLKRLLGSRNDSKLWVNARRAAGNVTAVTLAYILSFVPYHVVRTPYTLAQTKVITDCQTKRQLFLGKESTLLLSVLHLCFDPLLFFYLYAPFRRTIRGIIPCSRNQTVSETEEPAAEEMIQPAAFVQQEDAV; from the exons ATGAGGAACTCCAGCGCTGGAGGAtttgaggaggagaagcagtgCATCATCAACGACCAGATGGGACCTTTCACTGTCCTCTacatcctcatcttcatcatcagtcTGCCTGGAAACCTGCTGTCGGTGTGGGCCTTCATCCACAGTCCCCGAGCCAAG cagcagagcaccaGCGTCTACCtggtcaacctgctggtggccgacctgctgctgctgctcgctcTGCCCTTCAAGATCCTGAAGGACCTCGGGGCGGCGCCGTGGAGCCTCATGGTGTTTCACTGCCAGGCCAGCGCCGTCACCATCTACATCAGCCTCTACGCCTCCATCGCCTTCCTCGCCTTCATCATTACTGACCGCTACCTGCAG GACCGCTCTCTGCGGCTGCAGGAGGTCGGCTTCGCCCGGCTGCTGTCGCTGGTcgtctggctgctgctgctgctcatcatGGTGCCAAACATGGTTCTCCCCATACAGGAAGTACAG gagCAGCGGTACCTCAGCTGTTCATCTCTGAAGAAGGACATCAGCCTCCACTGGCACACCCTGACCGTCTTCCTCTGCACCGCTTTGTTCCTGAACACCTCCGCCGCCGTGCTCCTCTCCAGCGGTCTGACTCTCAAAAGACTCCTGGGCAGCCGCAACGACTCCAAACTCTGGGTCAACGCCAGGCGGGCAGCGGGGAATGTGACGGCCGTGACGTTAGCCTACATACTCAGCTTTGTGCCCTACCACGTCGTCCGGACGCCGTACACGTTGGCCCAGACCAAAGTCATCACAGACTGCCAGACTAAGAGGCAGCTGTTTCTGGGGAAGGAGTCCACGCTGCTGCTGAGTGTGCTGCACCTCTGCTTCGACCCCCTGCTCTTCTTCTACCTCTACGCACCTTTCAGACGGACGATCCGCGGGATCATCCCCTGCAGCAGAAACCAGACAGTCAGCGAAACAGAGGAACCGGCTGCAGAGGAAATGATTCAACCTGCAGCTTTTGTACAGCAGGAGGATGCGGTCTAA
- the LOC139284896 gene encoding P2Y purinoceptor 14, whose product MDHLNSTHLPTNRSDFSSIFTHQVLPPLYFVICVVGLLLNGVAAWIFFRVPSDSGLVVYLKNMVVADLLMLVTFPFRVAAQLDLGDWRLHVVTCRYTAVLFYSSMYVGILFMGLISLDRYVKIFRNTSPSSCRSRLGAVSLLHLQQSIGFARVLALLTWGLLLLGVLPNVLLTSRPADEGNSRHCMQLKTPLGVQWHRVSTLFSVGLFWVTLLVLAFCYASIACRIYQSYHRVRRNKSDVCRKSNRSIFSILVVFFVCFVPYHVCRVPYTLSQMPASGFSQDSRFLLFQVKEGTLFLSALNVCLDPIIYFLMCRTFRESLLKKLSGREGRRSLTTAQSLSNI is encoded by the coding sequence aTGGATCACCTCAATTCCACCCACCTACCCACCAACCGATCAGACTTCAGCAGCATTTTCACCCACCAAGTCCTCCCGCCGCTCTATTTCGTGATCTGCGTTGTGGGGTTGTTACTGAATGGCGTGGCCGCTTGGATCTTCTTCAGAGTGCCCAGTGACTCGGGCCTTGTGGTCTACCTGAAGAACATGGTGGTGGCCGACCTCCTCATGCTAGTCACCTTCCCCTTCAGGGTGGCGGCTCAGCTGGACCTGGGCGACTGGCGCCTCCACGTTGTCACCTGCCGCTACACCGCAGTGCTCTTCTACTCCTCCATGTACGTGGGGATCCTCTTCATGGGCCTCATCAGCCTCGACCGCTACGTCAAGATCTTCCGAaacacctccccctcctcctgcaggtccAGGTTGGGCGCGGTGTCCTTGCTGCACCTCCAGCAGAGCATCGGCTTCGCCAGGGTGCTGGCGCTCCTCACCTggggcctcctcctcctcggggTCCTGCCCAACGTCCTGCTGACCAGCCGACCGGCCGATGAGGGGAACTCGCGGCACTGCATGCAGCTAAAGACGCCGCTGGGTGTGCAGTGGCACCGGGTGTCCACCCTCTTCAGTGTCGGCCTGTTCTGGGTGACCCTGCTGGTCCTTGCCTTCTGCTATGCTTCCATCGCCTGCCGGATCTACCAGTCTTACCACCGCGTTCGCCGGAACAAGAGCGACGTCTGCCGTAAGTCGAACCGCAGCATCTTCAGCATCCTGGTGGTATTCTTCGTCTGCTTCGTGCCGTACCACGTCTGCCGCGTGCCCTACACTCTGAGCCAAATGCCGGCGTCGGGCTTCAGCCAGGACAGCCGCTTCCTGCTGTTCCAGGTGAAGGAGGGGACGCTCTTCCTGTCGGCACTCAACGTCTGCCTCGACCCCATCATCTACTTCCTGATGTGCCGAACCTTCAGAGAGTCACTTTTAAAGAAACTGTCAGGACGAGAGGGGAGGAGGTCCCTGACCACCGCCCAGAGTCTGAGCAATATTTAG